One window of Aliarcobacter lanthieri genomic DNA carries:
- the murC gene encoding UDP-N-acetylmuramate--L-alanine ligase: MRVHFIGIGGIGLSALARFLNFDGHNVSGSDMKSSSITKDLEREGIKISCPQEASNINEDLDLVIYSAAVTDENPELIEARLKQIRTLSRKEALPIILGDKKNYCVAGAHGKSTTTAILATILQSSALIGAISKEFGSNFRYIDKIVAFEADESDASFLLSNPYCAIVTNAEPEHMEYYHYDYNKFYESYETFLSLAKKRVVNAEDKDIQKLDIEDATYLYPSKDIKNLCYTTKEGQPCTKFDLKDFGTFEVWGFGFHIATNASLAILAALNELDIETIRKNLLNYKGIKKRFDIVQSNEKFVVIDDYAHHPTEIEATMKSIELYDNLTNFNNRIVLWQPHKYSRTSDNLEGFKKCFKRCDELIILPIWTVAGEKKIEIDFEKEFASYNPIFADRVVAYKGKIELIKDDKIIKTYEEGIFLGVGAGDITYQLRF; the protein is encoded by the coding sequence GTGAGAGTTCATTTTATAGGAATAGGTGGGATAGGTCTTTCAGCATTAGCTAGATTTTTAAATTTTGATGGACATAATGTAAGTGGTTCTGATATGAAAAGCTCTTCAATAACAAAAGATTTAGAAAGAGAAGGGATAAAAATATCTTGCCCTCAAGAAGCTTCGAATATCAATGAAGATTTAGATTTAGTTATATATTCAGCTGCAGTTACTGATGAAAATCCAGAATTAATAGAAGCAAGACTTAAACAAATTAGAACTTTAAGTAGAAAAGAAGCTTTACCTATAATTTTAGGAGATAAGAAAAATTACTGTGTTGCTGGAGCACATGGAAAATCTACAACAACAGCTATTTTAGCTACTATTTTACAAAGTAGTGCATTAATAGGTGCTATTTCAAAAGAATTTGGATCAAATTTTAGATATATAGATAAAATTGTAGCTTTTGAAGCAGATGAAAGTGATGCTTCTTTTTTACTTTCAAATCCATATTGTGCAATAGTTACAAATGCAGAGCCTGAACATATGGAATATTATCATTATGATTACAATAAATTTTATGAATCTTATGAAACTTTTTTAAGTTTAGCAAAAAAAAGAGTAGTAAATGCAGAAGATAAAGATATTCAAAAACTTGATATTGAAGATGCAACTTATCTTTATCCATCAAAAGATATAAAAAACCTTTGTTACACAACAAAAGAAGGGCAACCTTGTACAAAATTTGATTTAAAAGATTTTGGAACTTTTGAAGTTTGGGGTTTTGGTTTTCATATAGCTACAAATGCTTCTTTGGCAATACTTGCAGCTTTAAATGAGCTTGATATTGAAACTATTAGAAAAAATCTTTTAAACTATAAAGGAATAAAAAAGAGATTTGATATTGTTCAATCAAATGAGAAATTTGTAGTAATTGATGACTATGCACATCATCCAACAGAGATTGAAGCAACTATGAAATCTATAGAATTATATGATAATCTTACAAATTTTAATAATAGAATAGTTCTTTGGCAACCACATAAATACTCAAGAACAAGTGATAATCTTGAAGGATTTAAAAAGTGTTTTAAAAGATGTGATGAACTTATCATCCTACCTATATGGACAGTTGCTGGAGAAAAGAAAATAGAAATAGATTTTGAAAAAGAGTTTGCTAGTTATAACCCAATATTTGCCGATAGAGTTGTAGCTTATAAAGGTAAAATAGAACTAATTAAAGATGATAAAATCATAAAAACTTATGAAGAAGGTATCTTTTTAGGAGTAGGTGCTGGAGATATAACTTATCAGTTGAGATTTTAA
- a CDS encoding DNA-processing protein DprA, which produces MISGTGLDIRYPAINKNMILEIEQQGLVLSQFAPNTPSLPRNFAIRNEIIVALSDILIVAYADLKSGSMRSIEYALKMNKDIYVLPHRLGESDGTNQLLVKSKAKAIYDIDAFVSNFGTQVMKNNKDEFLEYCKNNPLYNEAVFKYGDKVFEYELLGKIEIKNGRIVIK; this is translated from the coding sequence ATGATTAGTGGAACAGGGCTTGATATTCGATATCCTGCAATAAATAAAAATATGATTTTGGAGATTGAACAACAAGGATTAGTTTTAAGCCAATTTGCTCCAAATACTCCATCATTACCGAGAAATTTTGCTATTAGAAATGAAATCATAGTTGCGTTATCTGATATTTTGATAGTTGCCTATGCAGATTTAAAATCAGGAAGTATGAGAAGTATAGAATATGCACTTAAAATGAATAAAGATATTTATGTTTTACCTCATAGACTAGGAGAAAGTGATGGAACTAATCAACTTTTAGTAAAAAGTAAAGCAAAAGCTATTTATGATATTGATGCGTTTGTATCAAACTTTGGAACCCAAGTTATGAAAAATAATAAAGATGAATTTTTAGAATATTGTAAAAATAATCCTTTATATAATGAAGCTGTTTTTAAATATGGAGATAAAGTTTTTGAATATGAACTATTAGGAAAGATAGAGATAAAAAATGGAAGAATAGTAATAAAATAA
- a CDS encoding TnsA endonuclease N-terminal domain-containing protein encodes MYNVYMSVRKIKKSYISSTGYFKSFKNDKQIAYESILERDFYMTLEFNSNVLSYEEQPLRIYYEYKDGIRYRYTPDCLVTYQNNIQKYFEVKYLSDIKKELN; translated from the coding sequence ATGTATAATGTTTACATGAGTGTTAGAAAAATTAAAAAAAGTTATATTTCATCGACTGGATATTTTAAGAGTTTTAAGAACGATAAACAAATTGCGTATGAATCAATTCTTGAAAGAGATTTCTATATGACATTGGAATTTAATAGTAATGTTCTGAGCTATGAAGAGCAACCTTTAAGAATTTATTATGAATATAAGGATGGAATTCGTTATAGATATACTCCTGATTGTTTGGTGACTTACCAGAATAATATACAAAAATATTTTGAAGTTAAATATTTAAGTGATATAAAAAAGGAACTGAACTAA
- a CDS encoding Mu transposase C-terminal domain-containing protein, translated as MGKINLKPGTIINYMGEQWRILKTINIKNLEIQNLLSNEIVTILLDDLQSNNINNHKSRHIDSYSTEEWAEALRREEIIKDLVFVSRTKYDVELVAKEHGYSYVTLYNWIKLYEKTGEISSLVPATSKRGKKGNRLDSRVNEIISDIIENIYLNKQRYSFNRVYNKIYLACKHESLKIPHRNTIRYRISQIEPKKVIKRRYGYKRAKEEFDNADGKFPEGKFPFDFIQIDHTPLDIILVDSVYRKALGRPILTMAIDVYSRMIVGIYVSFLGPAFYNVSQCMFSIFNKKDNLLKKYGVEGEWNAYGIPRIIGVDNGPDLVCEDMQRVCDEYGISLQKRPVARPQFGPHIERAFKTHNESIHNLPGTTFGDIVEKGDYNSNKNATYTIEEFTTWLLQYIVNIYHKKYHSEIFMTPEQKYLEGVMGNDENPGVGLAPVLDNIDNVRISLLPTEIRTIQKDGITIDGVTYYSDVLRHWIGIKDDKNKRVNHKIKRDPLNIQMIYFYDPELKEYFEIPYRKLSAPAMTLWDLYAVKKYLKNQKIKNYNEDDIFKAYEKLYEIESEIEKKHKTYVKDQRKRTVKIKETVAEKREKLYDNYTEVNPEHFDGLFENIEIFDVKTDKKKNG; from the coding sequence ATGGGAAAAATAAATTTAAAACCAGGAACAATCATTAATTACATGGGAGAACAATGGAGAATATTAAAAACAATAAATATTAAAAATCTAGAAATTCAAAATTTATTGTCTAATGAAATAGTAACTATTTTATTAGATGATTTACAATCAAATAATATAAATAATCATAAAAGTAGACATATTGATAGTTATTCTACTGAAGAATGGGCAGAGGCATTAAGGAGAGAAGAAATTATTAAGGATTTGGTTTTTGTAAGTAGAACAAAGTATGATGTTGAATTAGTAGCAAAAGAGCATGGATATAGCTATGTTACTTTATATAATTGGATTAAACTTTATGAAAAAACTGGAGAAATTAGTTCTCTTGTACCAGCAACTTCAAAAAGGGGGAAAAAAGGAAATAGGTTAGATTCAAGAGTTAATGAAATTATTAGTGATATTATAGAAAATATTTATTTAAATAAACAAAGATATAGTTTCAATAGAGTATATAATAAGATTTATCTTGCTTGCAAACATGAAAGTCTAAAAATTCCACACAGAAATACTATTAGATATAGAATATCACAAATAGAACCTAAAAAAGTAATAAAACGAAGATATGGTTATAAAAGAGCAAAAGAAGAATTTGATAATGCTGATGGGAAATTTCCTGAAGGGAAGTTCCCTTTTGATTTTATTCAAATAGATCATACACCATTGGATATAATATTAGTTGATAGTGTATATCGTAAAGCACTAGGAAGACCAATTTTAACAATGGCAATAGATGTTTATTCTCGAATGATCGTTGGTATATATGTATCTTTTCTTGGTCCAGCTTTTTATAATGTATCTCAGTGTATGTTCAGTATTTTTAATAAAAAAGATAATTTATTAAAAAAATATGGTGTTGAAGGAGAGTGGAATGCATATGGAATTCCACGTATAATTGGTGTAGATAATGGTCCCGATTTAGTCTGTGAGGATATGCAAAGAGTATGCGATGAATATGGAATATCTCTTCAAAAAAGACCTGTTGCAAGACCTCAATTTGGACCACATATAGAAAGAGCATTTAAAACTCATAATGAAAGTATTCATAATCTTCCAGGAACTACATTTGGAGATATTGTCGAAAAAGGTGACTACAATTCTAATAAAAATGCAACATATACAATAGAAGAATTTACAACTTGGTTATTGCAATATATTGTAAATATTTATCATAAAAAGTATCATAGTGAAATATTTATGACTCCTGAACAAAAATATCTAGAAGGGGTTATGGGTAATGATGAAAATCCAGGAGTTGGCTTAGCTCCCGTTTTAGATAATATTGATAATGTAAGAATATCTTTATTACCGACTGAAATTAGAACAATACAAAAAGATGGAATAACAATAGATGGGGTAACATATTATTCTGATGTTTTAAGACATTGGATAGGAATAAAAGATGATAAAAATAAAAGGGTGAATCATAAAATAAAAAGAGACCCTTTAAATATACAGATGATTTATTTTTATGATCCAGAATTAAAAGAATATTTTGAGATACCATACAGAAAACTTTCAGCACCAGCAATGACTTTATGGGATTTATATGCAGTAAAAAAATATTTGAAAAATCAAAAAATTAAGAATTATAATGAAGATGATATTTTCAAAGCTTATGAAAAATTGTATGAAATTGAATCTGAAATTGAGAAAAAACACAAAACATATGTTAAAGATCAAAGAAAAAGAACAGTAAAAATAAAGGAAACAGTTGCAGAAAAAAGAGAAAAACTTTATGATAATTATACTGAAGTAAATCCTGAACATTTTGATGGATTATTTGAAAATATTGAAATTTTTGATGTAAAAACAGATAAGAAAAAAAATGGCTAG
- a CDS encoding TniB family NTP-binding protein, which produces MARITLTIEAESFLTENDNERIKYITKKRWINYPKAQDIFNILEDLKKYEKDKSRISSILLVGASTNGKTSLLEEFINKYPPYDNFVKTDQNISEEFLNDYYTMGIPILYIIAPSEPSETRLYSQILHTLSAPFNESMSLSKKQYLVEHYLKVLHVEMLIIDEIHNVLSGSVSRQKQIMNAIKNLSNTLKIPIVLSGIKDALRTISTDSQIMSRFRPVFLPKWKMDKEYVSLISTFIASFPLKQENIITQELAQEILNISQGYIGDMADLLKESAIYAIKTKSERITLSEIKNCRFRSMNQSEKDSKLFRE; this is translated from the coding sequence ATGGCTAGAATAACTTTAACAATAGAAGCTGAATCTTTTTTGACAGAAAATGATAATGAAAGAATAAAATATATTACAAAAAAAAGATGGATAAATTATCCAAAGGCACAGGATATATTCAATATTTTAGAAGATTTAAAGAAATATGAAAAAGATAAAAGTAGAATTTCAAGTATTTTATTAGTTGGTGCATCAACTAATGGTAAAACATCTCTATTAGAAGAATTTATTAACAAATATCCTCCATATGATAACTTTGTAAAAACTGATCAAAACATTTCAGAGGAATTTTTAAATGATTATTATACTATGGGTATACCAATTCTTTATATAATTGCTCCTTCTGAACCTAGTGAAACAAGGTTATATAGCCAAATATTACATACGCTTAGTGCACCATTTAATGAAAGTATGTCCCTTTCTAAAAAGCAATACTTAGTAGAGCATTATTTAAAGGTACTCCATGTGGAAATGTTAATTATAGATGAAATACATAATGTATTAAGTGGATCTGTTTCAAGACAAAAACAAATAATGAATGCAATTAAAAATTTAAGTAATACACTTAAAATTCCAATTGTATTATCTGGGATAAAAGATGCATTAAGAACTATTAGTACAGATTCACAAATTATGAGTAGATTTAGGCCAGTTTTTTTACCTAAATGGAAAATGGATAAGGAATATGTTTCTTTAATATCAACTTTTATTGCATCTTTTCCGTTAAAACAAGAGAATATTATAACTCAAGAGTTAGCTCAAGAAATTTTAAATATCTCACAAGGTTACATAGGTGATATGGCAGATTTATTAAAAGAATCAGCTATTTATGCAATAAAAACTAAAAGTGAAAGGATAACATTATCTGAAATAAAGAACTGCAGATTTAGATCTATGAATCAATCAGAAAAAGATAGTAAATTATTTAGAGAATGA
- a CDS encoding TniQ family protein, protein MITKNLKPGNLKNKLFLIILKPLEDESFLSWFARTSYIHYTHPQTFLNTHFGLENRDILKRDLDVALSDKFIKIFTKKTKNKVDILSLTLKKYTGYLYEDEIMNANNKVFISNMKFCPICLGKDNIPYFRQYWKFIFITTCVKHNCYLYDACPKCNSKISIIKMYQDSKSYIYCHKCGLDLRKSKKQTIKANVIYGIKAQEKLMYILKKGYIRFKDKWLYPFVFFITIIQITKLIFLRKHTYFINQNPLFKMLKDKLAEHIKLSPPVFNRLNVQELFSLFGLIVYIFDNYPNNFRNFMKKNQLTYWDMVKEIKYLSFWYDNLVNDVSPRYLAFGDMITNEEIENAKKYLKKNDMDIIKANLQRLFGTYSYFFKLTSL, encoded by the coding sequence ATGATTACTAAAAATTTAAAACCAGGAAATTTAAAAAACAAACTATTTTTAATTATTTTAAAACCTCTTGAAGATGAAAGTTTTTTATCATGGTTTGCAAGAACATCATATATTCATTATACACATCCTCAAACATTTTTAAATACTCATTTCGGATTAGAAAATAGAGATATATTAAAACGTGATTTAGATGTTGCATTAAGTGATAAATTTATAAAAATATTTACTAAAAAAACAAAAAATAAAGTTGATATTTTATCTTTAACATTAAAAAAATATACAGGGTATTTATATGAAGATGAAATAATGAATGCTAATAATAAAGTTTTTATTTCAAATATGAAATTTTGCCCAATATGTCTCGGAAAAGACAATATCCCTTATTTTAGACAATATTGGAAATTCATTTTTATTACTACTTGTGTTAAACACAATTGTTATTTATATGATGCATGCCCTAAATGTAATAGTAAAATCTCCATTATTAAAATGTATCAAGATTCAAAAAGTTATATATATTGTCATAAATGTGGACTTGATTTAAGAAAATCAAAAAAACAAACTATAAAAGCAAATGTAATCTATGGAATTAAAGCTCAAGAAAAATTAATGTATATTTTAAAAAAAGGATATATTCGATTTAAAGATAAATGGTTATACCCTTTCGTATTTTTTATAACCATAATACAAATCACAAAATTAATATTTTTAAGAAAACATACATATTTTATAAACCAAAATCCGTTATTTAAGATGTTAAAAGATAAGTTAGCTGAACATATTAAACTATCACCACCAGTTTTTAATCGATTAAATGTTCAAGAACTTTTTTCTTTGTTTGGACTCATAGTATATATTTTTGATAATTATCCTAATAATTTTAGAAATTTTATGAAGAAAAATCAATTAACTTATTGGGATATGGTAAAAGAAATCAAATATTTATCATTTTGGTATGACAATTTAGTTAATGATGTATCTCCTAGATATTTAGCATTTGGAGATATGATTACAAATGAAGAGATTGAAAATGCTAAAAAATATTTAAAAAAAAATGATATGGATATTATAAAAGCAAATTTACAAAGATTATTTGGTACTTATAGTTACTTTTTTAAATTAACAAGTTTATAA
- the hxsA gene encoding His-Xaa-Ser repeat protein HxsA translates to MKQNLKALAGLLGISFSAQASYQSNITDDISNANFMLNSLDNNTEKASILNSHVSDILAAHRSHSSHRSHSSHRSSSSGGYSNYSYGTSKNSSTYTPYQAPKLIDNTTSIKKQTTTNRSTEIKSDNTVDKDKREKIVRQVQTVLLLEGLYNGPIDGIIGDSTRKAIDSFKKIHNIKSESYLGIDTLNALGIKGF, encoded by the coding sequence ATGAAACAAAATTTAAAAGCTTTAGCTGGATTACTTGGAATATCTTTTAGTGCACAAGCCTCTTATCAATCAAATATAACTGATGATATATCAAATGCAAATTTTATGTTGAATTCTTTAGACAATAATACAGAAAAAGCATCTATTTTAAATTCACATGTTTCAGATATTTTAGCTGCTCATAGAAGCCATAGTTCTCATAGAAGTCATAGCTCTCATAGATCTTCTTCAAGTGGGGGATATTCAAATTATTCATATGGTACAAGTAAGAACTCATCGACATACACACCATATCAAGCACCTAAATTGATTGACAATACTACCTCTATTAAAAAGCAAACTACTACTAATAGATCTACAGAAATAAAAAGTGATAATACTGTTGATAAAGATAAAAGAGAAAAAATAGTAAGACAGGTTCAAACCGTTTTATTATTAGAAGGATTATATAATGGTCCAATAGATGGTATTATTGGAGATTCTACAAGAAAAGCTATAGATAGTTTTAAAAAAATACATAATATAAAAAGTGAAAGTTATTTAGGAATTGATACTTTAAATGCTTTAGGAATAAAAGGGTTTTAG
- the hxsC gene encoding His-Xaa-Ser system radical SAM maturase HxsC has product MEKPIRIDTFNYKSDNLINGMFIFNKKSIQTYDNLSEISYIGNNQYSIQFNDEKILFSSDNLRENVVDGDILIFHQNNKKISTYLTNFSNENTILVTERCNSKCLFCCQPPKTKNDEYLFDEAYKAIINFETNKFIGISGGEPTYNKEVFHEFLNKLNCSGNTNSLHILTNGKSFEDYEFTKKICKESLRDLVWAIPLYGFNSKIHDTIVGSKNSFNKTTKGIINLLEFGQNIEIRIIPNKLNIKYLENIIDYIFSTFKMINSISIMNIEPIGYARKNYDKLYLKVKEQNKYIERAIYKARLYNFKIFLYNYPLCLLSEEIRDFSIKSISDWKNYYLEDCKFCSRRNDCCGFFTSATDKYIEKVNII; this is encoded by the coding sequence GTGGAAAAACCAATAAGAATAGATACATTTAATTATAAATCTGATAATTTAATTAACGGTATGTTTATTTTTAATAAAAAATCTATACAAACATATGATAATTTATCAGAAATATCTTATATTGGAAATAATCAATATAGTATACAATTTAATGATGAGAAAATACTATTTTCGAGTGATAATCTAAGAGAAAATGTTGTTGATGGAGATATATTGATTTTTCATCAAAACAATAAAAAAATATCTACTTATTTAACAAATTTTTCAAATGAAAATACCATCTTAGTTACTGAAAGATGTAACAGCAAATGTTTATTTTGTTGCCAACCCCCTAAAACAAAAAATGATGAATATTTATTTGATGAAGCATATAAGGCAATTATAAATTTTGAAACAAATAAATTTATTGGAATTTCAGGTGGAGAACCAACTTATAATAAGGAAGTATTTCATGAATTTTTAAATAAATTAAATTGTAGTGGGAATACTAACTCTTTGCATATTTTAACTAATGGAAAATCATTTGAAGATTATGAGTTTACAAAGAAAATTTGTAAAGAATCTTTAAGAGATTTAGTTTGGGCTATTCCACTATATGGATTTAATTCAAAAATTCATGATACAATAGTTGGCAGTAAAAATTCTTTTAATAAAACAACAAAAGGGATAATTAATTTATTAGAATTTGGACAAAATATTGAAATTAGAATTATTCCAAATAAGTTAAATATTAAATATTTAGAAAATATCATAGATTATATTTTTTCTACTTTTAAAATGATTAATAGTATTTCTATAATGAATATAGAACCAATAGGTTATGCAAGAAAAAATTATGATAAATTATATTTAAAAGTTAAAGAACAAAATAAATATATAGAAAGAGCTATCTATAAAGCTAGATTATATAATTTTAAAATATTTTTATATAATTATCCATTATGTTTATTATCTGAAGAAATAAGAGATTTTTCAATAAAATCTATTTCAGATTGGAAGAATTATTATTTAGAAGATTGTAAATTTTGTAGTAGAAGAAATGATTGTTGTGGGTTTTTTACTTCTGCAACAGATAAATATATAGAAAAGGTAAATATAATATGA
- the hxsB gene encoding His-Xaa-Ser system radical SAM maturase HxsB has product MNYKYFPFNFRQLPSQKYILTNSTGSFGIINSRDDLKNLIYHKYENLEEKLLNNLEANNFIYIEKDYKIKLNIYLTNLSTKIYSNLNKPSLFLIIPTLRCDLDCNYCQVSRVNINKQGYDLDIKYIDEIIKVINLVSDKSFKIEFQGGEPLLNFNFIETFVKKIKEVITNKNISFVICSTLNNINDEILNFCKNNNIFLSTSLDGNKDIHNSNRPSRYYNSYDRFTAKLKESRKILGKNNISALSTVTKETLKDYKKFIQGYLDNEFTTISIRPLTFLGYAFNDNKIYSAEDFFEFYKNCLEYIFDINKEKVFIEENLLIYLSKIFSPFENNYLDLQSPSSYMMGALVFNYDGKIFGSDEARMLWKMTKFKELELGDITTKEYNFLDKNNITVLSNSFIETMPGCEDCSYKEYCGVDVFHHLSTQGDIIGDKSISFFCKLHTMIFDYIFDSLINRKDIMEIYLKWKNQ; this is encoded by the coding sequence GTGAATTATAAATATTTTCCATTTAATTTTAGACAATTACCTTCTCAAAAATATATTTTAACTAATAGTACAGGTAGCTTTGGAATTATCAATTCAAGAGATGATTTAAAAAATTTAATTTATCATAAATATGAAAATTTAGAAGAAAAGCTATTGAATAACCTTGAAGCAAATAATTTTATCTATATTGAAAAAGATTATAAAATAAAATTAAATATATATTTGACAAATTTATCTACAAAAATTTACTCTAATTTAAATAAACCAAGTTTATTTTTAATAATTCCTACATTAAGATGTGATTTAGATTGTAATTATTGTCAAGTAAGTAGAGTAAATATAAATAAACAAGGTTATGATTTAGATATTAAATATATAGATGAAATTATAAAAGTTATAAATCTTGTTTCAGATAAAAGCTTTAAAATTGAGTTTCAAGGTGGTGAACCATTATTAAATTTTAATTTTATAGAAACTTTTGTCAAAAAAATAAAAGAAGTAATTACTAATAAAAATATTTCATTTGTAATTTGTAGTACTTTGAATAATATAAATGATGAAATTTTAAATTTTTGTAAGAATAACAATATTTTTTTATCAACTTCTTTGGATGGTAACAAAGATATACATAATTCTAATAGGCCTTCTAGATACTATAACAGTTATGATAGATTTACTGCTAAATTAAAAGAATCAAGGAAAATATTAGGTAAAAATAATATAAGTGCACTCTCAACTGTTACAAAAGAAACTTTAAAAGATTATAAAAAATTTATTCAAGGTTATTTAGATAATGAATTTACAACTATTTCTATAAGACCTTTGACGTTTTTAGGATATGCATTTAATGATAATAAAATTTATTCTGCTGAAGATTTTTTTGAGTTTTATAAAAACTGTTTAGAATATATTTTTGATATTAATAAAGAAAAAGTTTTTATTGAAGAAAATTTACTTATTTATTTATCAAAAATATTTTCTCCTTTTGAAAATAATTATTTAGATTTGCAATCTCCATCTTCATATATGATGGGAGCATTAGTATTTAACTATGATGGAAAAATATTTGGTTCTGATGAAGCAAGAATGTTATGGAAAATGACTAAATTTAAAGAACTAGAATTGGGTGATATTACTACTAAAGAATATAATTTTTTAGATAAGAATAATATTACTGTATTGAGTAATTCATTTATTGAAACAATGCCAGGATGTGAAGATTGTAGCTATAAAGAATATTGTGGCGTAGATGTTTTTCATCATTTATCAACTCAAGGAGATATAATAGGTGATAAATCAATTTCTTTTTTTTGTAAATTACATACTATGATTTTTGATTATATATTTGACTCATTAATTAATAGAAAAGATATTATGGAGATATATTTAAAGTGGAAAAACCAATAA